A portion of the bacterium genome contains these proteins:
- a CDS encoding efflux RND transporter permease subunit, whose product MGLIETIVRRKVLVSMLFIGTCLLGVISYRNLPLEIMPDVDLPFLIVRVSSRYEVNPEYLERKGVVPLEGAAGSMAGLNKLESRIDQRSGTIFAYFDRGVDMNLAYLDLQERVEALTSSLPEEFQVSVLKVDTERLSNMFMRLQVRGSGGLERLRALIDEKIQREFSSIEGVANVDVTGGRSETVEISLAPEAAEAYNMSPGRVRSLIAAGNLDKTFVGRAYDGDRVYFVNLQSDYDKVLKLEQLVVDAKGPVLLGDIADITFGLKDQTTVSRVNGKDAITLQLVRDANVNLIALSRAVRAKVDELNRSLASQDVQIVIQSDTGEDMQKNLDLILNLALTGGLLSVLILWFFMRNLRLVTVVLLAIPVSILTAFNFFYGYHISLNSLTLVGMALAVGMLLDNSVVVLENIYRLVSLGKGRDIAVTQGTREVWRSIVASTLTTITVFLPFVFADDFMIRLIGRNVGVSIVSTLLVSLVVALLLVPMLAHALLDRKTKPISFNRVSQKNRAVQIYTLLLKTGMRYPVPTILGTALVFFASIVICMGLSLDVPRQAEQSELTVYLTMPRGATLETTDLAASKLESRLDSIPEVQDRVTTVYEDEATVTLQFKKDYEKTFHRDIQAIRSEVGRRIDNFGTGDVSLTEPSSSTRFSGGMGGGQMASFERLFGIGNQQEKVVIMGNDFDLLRKVADDVQYVLEHNESISRARQNMSGSRPEVHVLLDHRLLSYYSIPLTSVTTELASFQKEVTSGTMFKQGDIEYDIVIRTDEPEKERTFRDLEDLRISTSAGGEFYLSQLSRIVFASDLSQITRLNQENRVEVSYSFRDEITDSKSLLQASRDGIDQLMASMTLPPGVALQVEHEENQYKDFYFLIAAAFILIYMILASTFESLTAPPVILFTIPLATIGAFWGLILTGNSLNNANSMVGFLILLGVVVNNGIILIDYTKILRSRGFRRSRALMTAGQARLRPILITAATTIVGMLPLAMGKAEYVTQVGAPFAITVIGGLSLSTLFTLVFIPTVYSGLESMLAWLRTLSLRLKIGQALVFAGLCALIWWGVDSLLWRGVWLFLAATAVPGVTWFTLSSLRQAREDVIERGTSLTIGIRRLVKVYDSYGRFVREWKKAERMEQLRGPIRVYRSWRDLDSLQWQLPIFGFGVYYVFFYLQSHFWIVVLSVVLQVFLLSGLKPVRAWLDYRAGSRGGAQEGSKFARRLALVLFWLPPALCLGSYHQMGFKLPGIIFVATLWYAGLAVKAASDRLYGQKINIMRLSGHLVWLRMNFYRLVRMVPVIGRKRTPFKALDSVSLEIESGMFGLLGPNGAGKTTLMRVVCGVLDQSYGTVRINGISYDEKREELQGLIGYLPQEFGTYDNMSAREFLDYIAILKRIYDSEERLKRVDYVLGAVHLTEQAERRIGSFSGGMKQRIGIAMTLLHLPRILVVDEPTAGLDPRERIRFRNLLVELSRERIVIFSTHIIEDISSSCNKVAVLDRGAMHYLGDPQDMTRAAQGHVWQFNLEPQEFQAARESLRIVHHMRVEDKIRVRCLSDQSPRPDAIQAQPTLEDAYLWLLGRDPESAQKKMKAKKTGAAAPKES is encoded by the coding sequence ATGGGCCTGATAGAAACCATCGTACGCCGTAAAGTCCTGGTCTCGATGCTGTTCATCGGGACATGCCTGCTGGGCGTGATCTCCTACCGCAACCTGCCCCTGGAGATCATGCCGGATGTGGACCTGCCGTTCCTGATCGTGCGCGTAAGCTCGCGCTACGAGGTCAACCCGGAGTACCTGGAGCGCAAGGGGGTGGTCCCGCTGGAGGGGGCGGCCGGCTCGATGGCCGGGCTGAACAAGCTGGAGTCGCGCATCGACCAGCGCAGCGGCACCATCTTCGCCTATTTCGACCGCGGCGTGGACATGAACCTGGCCTACCTCGACCTCCAGGAGCGGGTGGAGGCGCTCACCTCCTCGCTGCCCGAGGAGTTCCAGGTCAGCGTGCTCAAGGTGGACACCGAGCGGCTGTCCAACATGTTCATGCGCCTTCAGGTGCGCGGCTCGGGCGGGCTGGAGCGTCTGCGCGCGCTGATCGACGAGAAGATCCAGCGTGAGTTTTCCAGCATCGAGGGCGTGGCCAACGTGGATGTCACCGGCGGCCGCAGCGAGACCGTGGAGATTTCACTCGCCCCCGAGGCGGCCGAGGCCTACAACATGTCTCCCGGGCGGGTGCGCAGCCTGATCGCCGCCGGCAACCTGGACAAGACCTTTGTCGGGCGGGCCTATGATGGCGACCGGGTCTATTTCGTCAACCTGCAGTCGGACTACGACAAGGTGCTCAAGCTGGAGCAGCTCGTAGTGGACGCCAAGGGTCCGGTGCTGCTGGGCGACATAGCGGACATCACTTTCGGGCTGAAAGACCAGACCACGGTCAGCCGGGTCAACGGTAAGGATGCGATCACGCTGCAACTGGTGCGGGATGCCAACGTGAACCTGATCGCCCTGTCGCGCGCCGTGCGCGCCAAGGTGGACGAGCTCAACCGCAGCCTGGCCTCGCAGGATGTCCAGATCGTGATCCAGAGCGACACCGGCGAGGACATGCAGAAAAACCTGGACCTGATCCTCAACCTGGCCCTGACCGGCGGCCTGCTCTCGGTGCTGATCCTCTGGTTTTTCATGCGTAACCTGCGCCTGGTGACCGTGGTGCTGCTGGCCATCCCGGTCTCGATCCTGACCGCGTTCAATTTCTTCTACGGCTACCATATCTCGCTCAACAGCCTGACCCTGGTGGGCATGGCCCTGGCTGTGGGCATGCTCCTGGACAACAGCGTGGTCGTGCTGGAGAACATCTATCGACTGGTTTCCCTGGGCAAAGGACGGGACATCGCCGTGACCCAGGGCACGCGCGAGGTCTGGCGCTCGATTGTGGCCTCCACCCTGACCACGATCACCGTGTTCCTGCCGTTCGTTTTCGCCGATGATTTCATGATCCGGTTGATCGGGCGCAACGTGGGGGTGTCGATAGTCTCCACCCTGCTGGTCTCGCTGGTGGTGGCCCTGCTGCTGGTCCCCATGCTGGCCCACGCCCTGCTGGACCGCAAGACCAAACCCATCTCGTTCAACCGGGTCTCGCAGAAAAACCGGGCCGTGCAGATTTACACCCTTCTGCTCAAGACCGGCATGCGCTACCCGGTGCCCACGATCCTGGGCACGGCGCTGGTGTTCTTCGCCAGCATCGTGATCTGCATGGGCCTGAGCCTGGATGTGCCACGACAGGCCGAGCAGAGCGAGCTGACTGTTTACCTGACCATGCCGCGCGGGGCCACCCTGGAGACCACCGACCTGGCCGCCTCCAAGCTGGAGTCCCGCCTGGACAGCATCCCCGAGGTCCAGGACAGGGTCACCACGGTCTACGAGGATGAGGCCACAGTGACCCTGCAGTTCAAGAAAGATTACGAGAAAACCTTCCACCGTGACATCCAGGCGATCCGCTCCGAGGTCGGGCGCCGGATCGACAATTTCGGCACCGGGGATGTCAGCCTGACCGAGCCCTCCTCCAGCACTCGCTTCTCGGGCGGTATGGGCGGCGGGCAGATGGCCTCGTTCGAGCGGCTGTTCGGAATCGGCAACCAGCAGGAAAAGGTTGTGATCATGGGCAACGATTTCGACCTGCTGCGCAAGGTGGCCGATGACGTGCAGTACGTGCTGGAGCACAACGAGAGTATCAGCCGGGCGCGCCAGAACATGTCGGGCAGCCGTCCGGAAGTGCATGTCCTGCTGGACCACCGTCTGCTGAGCTACTACTCGATCCCCCTGACCAGCGTGACCACCGAGCTGGCCTCGTTCCAGAAAGAGGTCACCAGCGGCACCATGTTCAAGCAGGGTGACATCGAGTACGACATCGTGATCCGCACGGATGAGCCCGAGAAAGAGCGCACCTTCCGCGACCTGGAGGACCTGCGCATCTCCACCTCCGCGGGCGGCGAGTTCTACCTGTCGCAGCTCAGCCGGATCGTGTTCGCCTCCGACCTGTCTCAGATCACCCGCCTGAACCAGGAGAACCGGGTCGAGGTGAGCTACTCGTTCCGGGATGAGATCACCGACTCGAAAAGCCTGCTCCAGGCCTCCCGCGACGGCATCGACCAGTTGATGGCCTCGATGACCCTGCCGCCGGGCGTGGCCCTGCAGGTGGAGCATGAGGAGAACCAGTACAAGGATTTCTATTTCCTGATCGCCGCGGCCTTTATCCTGATCTACATGATCCTGGCCTCGACTTTCGAGTCGCTGACCGCGCCGCCGGTGATCCTGTTCACCATCCCGCTGGCCACTATCGGCGCTTTCTGGGGCCTGATCCTGACCGGCAACTCGCTGAACAACGCCAACTCGATGGTCGGGTTCCTGATCCTGCTGGGCGTGGTGGTGAACAACGGGATCATCCTGATCGACTATACAAAGATCCTTCGCTCGCGCGGGTTTCGCCGCAGCCGCGCCCTGATGACCGCCGGCCAGGCCCGTCTGCGTCCGATCCTCATCACCGCGGCGACCACCATCGTGGGCATGCTGCCGCTGGCCATGGGCAAGGCCGAGTACGTGACCCAGGTGGGTGCGCCGTTCGCGATCACGGTGATCGGGGGCCTGAGCCTGAGCACCCTGTTCACCCTGGTGTTCATCCCCACGGTCTACTCGGGCCTGGAGTCGATGCTGGCCTGGCTGCGCACCCTGAGCCTGCGGCTGAAGATCGGGCAGGCGCTCGTGTTCGCCGGGCTGTGTGCGCTCATCTGGTGGGGCGTGGACAGCCTGCTCTGGCGCGGGGTCTGGCTGTTCCTGGCCGCCACCGCGGTGCCGGGCGTGACATGGTTTACCCTGAGCAGCCTGCGTCAGGCGCGTGAGGACGTGATCGAGCGCGGCACGTCGCTCACTATCGGCATCCGCCGTCTGGTGAAAGTCTACGACAGCTACGGGCGGTTTGTCCGGGAGTGGAAAAAAGCCGAACGCATGGAGCAGCTTCGCGGCCCGATCCGGGTCTATCGCTCCTGGCGCGACCTGGACAGCCTGCAATGGCAACTGCCCATTTTCGGCTTCGGTGTGTACTACGTGTTCTTTTATTTGCAAAGCCATTTCTGGATCGTGGTGCTGAGCGTGGTCCTGCAAGTGTTTCTGCTGTCGGGCCTCAAGCCGGTGCGCGCCTGGCTGGACTACCGCGCCGGCTCACGCGGCGGAGCGCAGGAGGGCTCGAAATTCGCCCGGCGCCTGGCCCTGGTGTTGTTCTGGCTGCCGCCGGCGCTCTGCCTGGGCTCGTACCACCAGATGGGTTTCAAGCTGCCGGGGATAATTTTCGTGGCCACGCTCTGGTACGCGGGCCTGGCGGTCAAGGCCGCCTCCGACCGCCTGTACGGCCAGAAAATCAACATCATGCGCCTGAGCGGCCATCTGGTCTGGCTGCGCATGAATTTCTACCGTCTGGTGCGCATGGTCCCGGTGATCGGCCGCAAGCGCACCCCGTTCAAGGCGCTGGACAGTGTTTCGCTGGAGATAGAAAGCGGGATGTTCGGCCTGCTGGGCCCGAACGGCGCGGGCAAGACCACCCTGATGCGCGTGGTCTGCGGCGTGCTGGACCAGAGCTACGGCACGGTGCGGATCAACGGGATCAGCTACGATGAGAAGCGCGAGGAGCTGCAGGGGCTGATCGGCTACCTGCCGCAGGAATTCGGCACCTACGATAACATGAGCGCCCGCGAGTTCCTCGACTACATCGCGATCCTCAAGCGTATCTACGACAGCGAGGAACGGCTGAAGCGGGTGGACTACGTGCTGGGCGCGGTGCACCTGACCGAGCAGGCCGAGCGCCGGATCGGCTCGTTCTCGGGCGGCATGAAACAGCGTATCGGCATCGCCATGACCTTGCTGCACCTGCCGCGTATCCTGGTGGTGGATGAGCCGACCGCGGGCCTCGACCCGCGCGAGCGCATCCGTTTCAGGAACCTGTTAGTCGAGCTTTCGCGCGAGCGGATCGTGATCTTCTCGACCCACATCATCGAGGACATCTCCAGCTCCTGCAACAAGGTGGCCGTGCTGGACCGCGGCGCCATGCACTACCTGGGCGACCCGCAGGACATGACCCGCGCCGCCCAGGGGCATGTCTGGCAGTTCAACCTGGAGCCGCAGGAGTTCCAGGCCGCGCGCGAGAGCCTGCGTATCGTGCACCACATGCGCGTGGAGGACAAGATACGGGTGCGCTGCCTGAGCGACCAGTCGCCGCGCCCGGATGCGATCCAGGCCCAGCCCACCCTGGAGGATGCCTACCTCTGGCTGCTGGGACGGGACCCGGAGAGCGCGCAGAAAAAGATGAAGGCCAAAAAGACGGGTGCGGCCGCGCCCAAGGAGAGCTGA
- a CDS encoding heparinase II/III-family protein, which yields MKKLLAAFALTALGVTAAARAQEWKAPDWLGELKPLQFECKVRLERPRLYVRPEELSTVRARIGSTHAEAWAGVLGNLTNKSAKERMLANAFHYLVTGQQASARTAIAAALELAATPNGDDWEATHKVWPEAVVWDWCHDQFTRAEHDSLLAGIRAQLALAGGEDLETQPPHAGHLVNHMADAHIPAGLAFYDEDPSIFERAVNVAKTQLAAKSVFYREGLSSQGTSYGVTHYQADMRILCELYKGTDLDLFPRLPFMAQAGRYWVYARRPDGQFLRNGDDWLDHRPQNSRRDPRGRPEGAFPYYDTAEAWTSPALSEMLLYAAVRYDDPVLFNEYLLGRDLNRVWTAISDIIWRDPERKAAGPQELPTVRWSGGAAGTLLFRTGWGGRDDVVGMFKVMPLYVKNHDHLDRLSFQIYCRGALAIDSGEYEASLSGYDSDHWLQYYQRTIAHNCLLIRDPDEKVVYRGRPVQADGGMPYPREGDNPEKLESIAEPDFNLARVLAHAEDPAGQYALVTGDATRGYGPKVELVRRTFVFLKNRPGDGPVASFIVHDRVRSSDPTFQKVFLLHSIEEPEVGKFTVRVKRGGDRYSGSMLCMTLLPVNPRIIKVGGPGHEFEVNGANYPIGEKEGDVEAGAWRVEVSAPDTSAETEFLHLLLVYPGSAQLGGTGVASKDKGWLTVSLPGWNVALRDDSLSSKKLEYNSDGSDVRHLIAGLEPGGAVSVSLEGKPLTQGKVGANGCFMFESGQGTVRVELK from the coding sequence ATGAAAAAGCTGCTGGCTGCATTCGCTTTGACTGCCCTGGGCGTGACAGCCGCGGCCCGGGCCCAGGAATGGAAAGCGCCGGACTGGCTGGGCGAGCTCAAGCCGCTCCAGTTCGAGTGCAAGGTACGGCTGGAAAGGCCGCGCCTATACGTGCGGCCGGAGGAGCTTTCCACCGTGCGCGCCCGGATCGGCTCCACCCATGCCGAGGCCTGGGCCGGTGTGCTGGGCAACCTGACGAACAAGAGCGCCAAGGAGCGCATGCTGGCTAACGCGTTCCACTATCTCGTGACCGGTCAGCAGGCCAGCGCCCGCACTGCCATCGCCGCGGCCCTGGAGCTGGCCGCCACCCCCAACGGGGATGATTGGGAGGCCACGCACAAGGTCTGGCCCGAGGCCGTGGTCTGGGACTGGTGCCACGACCAGTTCACCCGCGCCGAGCACGACAGCCTTCTGGCCGGAATCCGCGCCCAGCTCGCCCTGGCCGGGGGAGAGGACCTCGAGACCCAGCCGCCGCACGCCGGGCACCTGGTAAACCACATGGCGGATGCCCATATCCCGGCCGGACTGGCGTTCTACGATGAGGACCCTTCGATTTTCGAGCGGGCGGTCAATGTGGCCAAGACCCAGCTCGCCGCAAAGAGCGTTTTCTACCGCGAGGGCCTCTCCTCGCAGGGCACCTCCTACGGGGTGACCCACTACCAGGCTGACATGCGTATCCTGTGTGAGCTGTACAAGGGCACGGACCTCGATCTGTTCCCGCGGCTGCCGTTCATGGCCCAGGCCGGGCGCTACTGGGTCTACGCCCGCCGCCCGGACGGCCAGTTCCTGCGTAACGGCGATGACTGGCTGGACCACCGTCCCCAGAACTCACGCCGCGACCCGCGAGGGCGTCCAGAGGGGGCGTTCCCGTACTACGACACCGCGGAGGCCTGGACCAGCCCGGCCCTGTCCGAGATGCTGCTCTACGCCGCGGTGCGTTACGATGATCCGGTGCTGTTCAACGAATATCTGCTGGGCCGCGACCTCAACCGGGTCTGGACCGCGATCAGCGACATAATCTGGCGCGACCCGGAGCGCAAGGCCGCCGGGCCGCAGGAGTTGCCCACCGTGCGCTGGTCTGGCGGGGCGGCCGGCACGCTGCTGTTCCGCACCGGCTGGGGCGGCAGGGACGACGTGGTCGGCATGTTCAAGGTCATGCCGCTGTACGTGAAGAACCATGACCACCTGGACCGTCTTAGTTTCCAGATTTACTGCCGCGGCGCTCTGGCTATCGACTCGGGTGAGTACGAGGCCTCGCTCTCGGGTTACGATTCCGACCACTGGCTCCAGTACTACCAGCGCACAATCGCCCACAACTGCCTGCTGATCCGCGACCCGGACGAGAAAGTGGTCTACCGGGGCCGCCCGGTGCAGGCCGATGGCGGCATGCCCTACCCACGCGAGGGCGACAACCCGGAAAAACTGGAGAGTATCGCGGAGCCGGATTTCAATCTGGCCCGGGTGCTGGCCCACGCCGAGGATCCGGCAGGACAGTATGCCCTGGTCACCGGAGACGCCACCCGCGGTTATGGTCCCAAGGTCGAGCTGGTGCGTCGCACGTTCGTGTTCCTTAAAAACCGCCCCGGGGATGGCCCTGTGGCCAGTTTCATCGTCCACGACCGGGTGCGCTCCAGCGACCCCACGTTCCAGAAAGTGTTCCTCCTGCACAGTATCGAGGAGCCGGAGGTGGGCAAATTCACGGTCAGGGTGAAGCGCGGCGGAGACAGGTACAGCGGCTCCATGCTCTGTATGACCCTGCTTCCGGTCAATCCGCGTATTATCAAGGTCGGCGGGCCGGGGCATGAGTTCGAGGTCAACGGGGCAAACTACCCGATCGGGGAGAAAGAGGGGGATGTGGAGGCCGGGGCCTGGCGCGTGGAGGTGAGCGCCCCGGACACCTCGGCCGAGACCGAGTTCCTGCATCTGCTACTGGTCTATCCGGGAAGCGCGCAGCTCGGCGGCACAGGCGTGGCCTCAAAAGATAAGGGTTGGTTGACAGTGAGCCTCCCGGGTTGGAATGTAGCCCTGCGTGATGATTCGTTGTCCTCGAAGAAGTTGGAGTACAACAGCGACGGCTCCGACGTACGGCACCTTATCGCTGGACTGGAGCCGGGCGGTGCAGTGAGTGTGAGCCTGGAGGGCAAGCCGCTGACACAGGGAAAGGTGGGGGCGAACGGTTGTTTCATGTTCGAGTCCGGCCAGGGGACAGTGCGGGTGGAGTTGAAGTAG
- a CDS encoding efflux RND transporter permease subunit, with product MKKIVQFSVDYPVTILMLVLGVLLLGYISFTRLGMDLYPEMQSPKIYVEITSGERPPEEMERQFVKDAEALASRQKGAVHVSSVCRVGFARVTVEYAWGTDMDEAFLSVQKSLGDLKQNTEIDELTVSRQDPNATPVIVVGLSNPQIDDMDELRRVAENYIRNELVRLEGIADVKLLGQEEKEVQVQTDDYLLQAHNLTQSDVASKIGEYNRSISGGSLVEMGTKYVIKGVSEFTSLDDIGNVVLAWKDESTASSGSGSTASPAAGAAAGGSTSVTDQRTPVLLKDIATITLAAKKPDNIVYLDGKRAMALAVYKETRFNTVKAVEQFNTALKTLRQALPGYELTVIENSGQFISGSVDELEQSALYGILLAVIVLFVFLRRVGATLIISLAIPISIVATFNLMYFNGLTLNLMTLGGLALGAGMLVDNAIVVMENISRHLDEGRSLREAAVLGTSQVGGAIIASTVTTVVVFLPIVYLQGFSGELFKDQAWTVAFSLLSSLVVAILVMPMLATRLLGRKGRPEDYDSRALQFSGYPRLLSGLVARPWSVIGAALALIALTAAFIPKLKSEFIPRTDLGDYTVDLHLPEGTELYRTAGTVNGIEKQIHELLGGSLRSLYSISGKWRDTEGDISEEFEDENTATIRVFLNRDSSLTTEQAMARTSSMLGQIPDLEARVYQEQTTLQMGTGSEQAPVVLEIRGEDLDRLKELTFQARDKLAAIDGLENLQTNFDQGRPEIEIVLDRIRAGLYDIGVQSVSTRLKNILSGADAGTWETGGEERNITVKLPQASVNSLDMIQVTQGNNKISLYEVADVRQEMAPVAIYREDQERCGTVSAHLSSRTTIDRAAESIRASLAGVDFPPEYSWRLTGEERDRQESFASLKFALWLSLILVYRVLASQFESLVQPFTIVLSIPLAFVGALGIFLILGRPLNIMAYIGIIMLAGIAVNNAIILVDAIGQLRREGLARHEAILEAGRRRIRPILMTSLTTILALLPLTFGFGEGASLRAPMALAVIGGMVTSTALTLVVIPCVYLVFDRLVEALFPGRADHSY from the coding sequence ATGAAGAAGATAGTGCAGTTTTCGGTGGATTACCCGGTCACGATCCTGATGCTCGTCCTGGGGGTCCTGCTCCTGGGCTACATCTCGTTCACCCGTCTGGGTATGGACCTCTACCCCGAGATGCAGAGCCCGAAGATATACGTGGAAATCACCTCCGGCGAGCGCCCGCCCGAGGAGATGGAGCGCCAGTTCGTCAAGGACGCCGAGGCCCTGGCCAGCCGCCAGAAAGGCGCGGTGCACGTTTCCTCGGTCTGCCGGGTCGGTTTCGCCCGTGTCACCGTGGAGTACGCCTGGGGCACGGACATGGACGAGGCCTTTCTGTCCGTGCAGAAATCCCTGGGCGACCTGAAGCAGAACACCGAGATCGACGAGCTCACGGTCTCGCGCCAGGACCCTAACGCAACGCCCGTGATCGTGGTCGGGCTGAGCAACCCGCAGATCGACGACATGGACGAGCTGCGGAGGGTGGCCGAGAACTACATCCGCAACGAGCTGGTGCGCCTGGAGGGTATAGCGGATGTGAAACTCCTGGGACAGGAGGAAAAAGAGGTCCAGGTCCAGACCGACGACTACCTTCTGCAGGCCCACAATCTGACCCAGAGCGATGTCGCCTCCAAGATCGGCGAGTACAACCGCTCGATCTCGGGCGGCTCGCTGGTGGAGATGGGCACCAAGTACGTGATCAAGGGCGTGAGCGAGTTCACCTCGCTGGACGACATCGGCAACGTGGTCCTGGCCTGGAAGGATGAATCCACGGCAAGCAGCGGCAGCGGGAGCACTGCCTCCCCCGCAGCGGGAGCCGCCGCGGGGGGAAGCACCTCGGTCACGGACCAGCGCACCCCCGTTCTGCTCAAGGACATCGCCACTATCACCCTGGCGGCCAAGAAACCGGACAACATCGTGTACCTGGACGGCAAGCGGGCGATGGCCCTGGCCGTGTACAAGGAGACCCGCTTCAACACGGTCAAGGCGGTGGAGCAGTTCAACACGGCCCTGAAGACCCTGCGCCAGGCATTGCCCGGCTACGAGCTGACCGTGATCGAGAACAGCGGCCAGTTCATCAGCGGCTCGGTGGATGAGTTGGAGCAGAGCGCCCTGTACGGCATCCTGCTGGCCGTGATAGTGCTATTCGTGTTCCTGCGCCGGGTCGGGGCTACGCTCATCATCAGCCTGGCCATCCCGATCTCGATTGTGGCCACGTTCAACCTGATGTATTTCAACGGCCTGACCCTCAACCTGATGACCCTGGGAGGACTGGCCCTTGGGGCGGGCATGCTGGTGGACAACGCCATCGTGGTGATGGAGAACATCTCGCGCCACCTGGACGAGGGCCGCAGTCTGCGCGAGGCAGCGGTCCTGGGCACGAGCCAGGTGGGCGGGGCGATTATCGCCAGTACGGTCACGACCGTGGTGGTGTTCCTGCCCATTGTCTACCTGCAAGGGTTCTCCGGCGAGCTGTTCAAGGACCAGGCCTGGACCGTGGCCTTTTCGCTGCTTTCCTCTCTGGTGGTGGCGATCCTGGTGATGCCCATGCTGGCCACCCGCCTGCTGGGACGCAAGGGACGGCCGGAGGATTACGATTCGCGGGCCTTGCAGTTCTCGGGCTACCCACGGCTCCTGTCGGGCCTGGTGGCGCGTCCCTGGAGCGTGATCGGCGCGGCGCTGGCCCTGATCGCCCTGACCGCCGCTTTCATACCCAAGCTCAAGAGCGAGTTCATCCCCCGCACCGACCTGGGCGATTACACTGTCGACCTGCACCTGCCCGAGGGCACCGAGCTCTACCGCACCGCCGGTACGGTGAACGGCATCGAGAAACAGATTCACGAGCTGCTGGGTGGCTCTCTGCGCTCGCTCTACAGCATCTCGGGCAAGTGGCGCGACACCGAGGGCGACATCTCGGAGGAGTTCGAGGACGAGAACACGGCCACGATCCGGGTCTTCCTGAACCGTGACAGCAGCCTGACCACCGAGCAGGCCATGGCCCGCACCTCCTCGATGCTCGGCCAGATTCCGGACCTGGAGGCCCGGGTCTACCAGGAGCAGACCACGCTCCAGATGGGCACGGGCAGCGAGCAGGCCCCGGTGGTGCTGGAGATCCGGGGCGAGGACCTCGACCGTCTGAAAGAGCTGACATTCCAGGCCCGGGACAAGCTGGCGGCCATCGACGGGCTGGAGAACCTCCAGACCAATTTCGACCAGGGCCGCCCGGAGATCGAGATCGTCCTGGACCGTATCCGCGCCGGCCTCTACGACATCGGCGTGCAGAGCGTGAGCACCCGCCTGAAGAATATCCTCTCCGGGGCGGATGCCGGCACCTGGGAGACCGGTGGCGAGGAGCGCAACATCACGGTGAAGCTGCCGCAGGCCAGCGTGAACTCGCTGGACATGATCCAGGTGACCCAGGGCAACAACAAGATCAGCCTGTACGAGGTGGCGGATGTGCGCCAGGAGATGGCCCCGGTGGCGATCTACCGCGAGGACCAGGAGCGCTGCGGCACGGTGAGCGCGCACCTTTCCTCCCGCACGACCATCGACCGGGCGGCCGAGAGTATCCGCGCCTCCCTGGCCGGGGTGGATTTCCCGCCCGAGTACTCCTGGCGCCTGACCGGCGAGGAACGCGACCGCCAGGAATCGTTCGCCAGCCTCAAGTTCGCCCTGTGGCTGTCGCTGATCCTGGTCTACAGGGTGCTGGCCTCGCAGTTCGAGTCCCTGGTCCAGCCGTTCACCATCGTGCTCTCCATCCCGCTGGCCTTTGTGGGGGCGCTCGGCATTTTCCTCATTCTGGGCCGTCCGCTCAACATCATGGCCTACATCGGAATAATCATGCTGGCCGGGATCGCGGTGAACAACGCGATCATCCTGGTGGACGCCATCGGACAGCTAAGGCGCGAGGGCCTGGCCCGTCACGAGGCGATCCTCGAGGCCGGGCGCCGGCGTATCCGGCCGATCCTGATGACCAGCCTGACCACGATCCTGGCCCTGCTGCCGCTCACCTTCGGGTTCGGCGAAGGCGCATCGCTGCGCGCACCCATGGCCCTGGCCGTGATCGGCGGCATGGTGACCTCCACCGCCCTGACCCTGGTGGTCATTCCCTGTGTCTATCTGGTGTTCGACCGTCTGGTGGAGGCATTGTTCCCCGGACGGGCCGACCACTCTTACTGA